The following nucleotide sequence is from Pleurodeles waltl isolate 20211129_DDA chromosome 8, aPleWal1.hap1.20221129, whole genome shotgun sequence.
TGGTTATCACTTGCTgtaggaggtcaggtgtcatcagTAAGTAGTCAATTCTTGCATGAACATTGTGAGATAAAAGTGTAATTCTTCTCTCAAGGATAGAACAGTCTCCAAGGTTCTTGAAGGGCATTGTCTTTTACAATAACTAATAGAACATGCATGTGTCAGGTTTACCCAATCTGTTAATCTacgcctaaaaaaacacatgtgttaccaAATGGGGAAAGTAGGCACATTAAATTATGGAGAAACCTAGATTTGTCATCTGTGGGGGCATATATGGAGGCCATAATTATGTACCCATCATGTATACATAAggaaatatttatactttttggtgccaaactgcactaacgcagttttgcatcaaaatgttttgcactggctTCCACCATTCTTGAgcatcagccgggcaccatatttatgggatggtgcaagccggcgcaaagggtaggctagcgtaaaaccaAATTATGTcagccgggtggggatggcggtatgggagaagaggattttgcaccaaaaaattatgttagtcaggttagagtaaaacaaatgactctaaccagcctagcgtaattttctgatgcaaaaccatccataccatatgactcctgtcttaggaaagacaggagtcatgctcaccacaccaatggccagcacaggggaccagggccccctgggcatggccattgcacccagtgccatataggggtgcccatttcagggcccccaataacacttaaaaaaataaatacttaactgtacttacctatacttacctgggatggggtcctccatcctccgctgtccctctggtgtgggtgtgggtgtccctgctgcctggggagggcacctgtggcttattccttggtgttccaccatggaaacaggtccacagttcccctaacacctgccctgacctaggcctAAGCTTTACACCAAtagttgacccctcctcccccgtgtgtgattttagcacagggggataaatatggtgctaatgccatagcgtcattttttgcactggaatgccttgCTTCACATTGTCgctaggtaggtttccacgtccaaaaacgttactttaactccataactttggggctagacgggtctagcgccaaagtataaatatggagttagttttgcactgaatttgcatacaaaaaatgatgcaaattctgcataaaacaagtataaatatgcccaacaGTCTTAAAAAGACATACTCCCCTTCCATGTCTGACCTTGTTCCTATTACTTTAAGAAAGTGATTTCTCCAATAATATTGCTACTACCCTTTTCCTAGAGGTTGGTAAGGAATCCCAGAAGTTTCTGCTTTGAAAGTGGAACTAGTGTGTATGTATGACAGGTCCCACCCCATCGCTAGGGAGCTTGTCACCCTCCTCTGATATAAGTTGAATTGCTTGTGGAAGAGCTACATCTAGCTTTCTGTGGCCAAGGAACATAAGCACTATATttagttttataaaatgtaaaatattctcTAACAGCCACTGGAGCACACCAAGACTGTAAATCATTAGTGTTCAACAAAATAATCCATGAGTGTGTAAGGATTATTTATTTTCACCACTCCTTGTTGTTTCGACACATGTTTAGTCTCACAAGAGACTTCTTCAAGTCTGCAAGCATTCaacttaaaaaacaatatgtaaCCGAACACTACTGGTAATAAAAAAACTTTCTACACCTCAGTTTTCCAGGAAGTGAAGAAATATTGAAAGGTATGTGTGCAGAATAAGGTGAGACACACCAATCTCCATTCCTCAAGTGAAAGAAGTATACAAAAATAATAAACCGTGGTTAAAGCATGCACACAATTCACCAGAACATCCAAATGTGCAACCCTACAAAGTTCTCCCAAATGAAAAATATTGTAGTGTAACCCTCCGAGCTTGGTGTAGTGTCCATATATAGATgcacaaatacataaataagtgCCCTCTGAACAAAGAAACACATAAAACGCCTGTTAGCAAGTCCCAACACAAAATGGAACCCACAAATTGTACCTTAAAGCACTTGCTCTTTTGGGATTCTGTATCGtgtttcaaatatgtattattGGTATCTAATGAAAATTACAATAATCTAGAATACCATTACCAATTCATTGCTCTCATCCATATGAGGCTAATGCATCAATCGACGAATTCTCACATTGAAAAAATCTCATCTAGTTACTTTAATCTATATGTCTGTGCAAAGCCAAAGATAATTGCATCCAGTTGCTTGGATCTTCTAGGAAAGTATGCAAGCAATATCTCATATCTCTGCACCCAGATTCACCAGTAAAAACCCTGTCAGCCATAAGCAGCTGTAACACAAGCCAAAGCGTAGTTAATATCTGGAATAAGTCAAACCTAATTCAAAAGCTGGTAAAATGCTCAAAAACAATGACGTCCTGCTCCTGTTTAGTGCCCAAGCATGATGTGGAAGTTGCAGAGCTATTGTCCGATCAAGATTTGTCATGACAAGTAGGAGTGGTGAAAATAAAGAAACCGTATATACTAATGGACTATTTTGTTGAACACTAATGATTTACAGTCGTGGAGTGCTCCAGTGTATGTTAGAATATTTGATCTTCCTTGATTATCTTGTACCACCAATAAGACACCTACAGGTAGCCAAGTGTCGGGTGGTGTTTGGAGTGCCCTTCTATAGTTATTGCATTTTGTACTTTTGATGAATGTGTCTGTACACTCACCCTTACTTAGCTTCATGAGATACGCAAGGTGTAAGCATAGGTACTAAATGGGTGTGTTTTATGAAATGTGCTAGGTCTTTTAAAGATGTTACCTTTAAAGATTTTAAAACTGTGGAGGCATGTGGGTACATAGAATCTAGGTTGTATCGCTCAATGTATTTTCCTGTAATTTGGGGGTAACTATTACTGATGCCCAGGGATCTCAGTTACCGCTATCAACAATTGCCTTCTCATGTGATCAGGTAGGTTCTGGAGTGGGAGGTATGTAGCTTTACTGTTTGCAAGATTGTATTTATGTACCTAAGATAGGCAAGTTTAATTATCTGGAGGAGAAGCATGCACGTGGCAGTGTGTACTAGTTTACTGGTCAGGGGAAATGTAAACCTGTAAAAACATGGAGAGAGAACCTAGAGTTAGGGTTAGCCTATCAATGTGATAGCAAATGAAGTGAAGCTCTATATGTCGAGAGTGTCACTCCTTTTGTACTAGAAGTTAGGGGAGAAGTCTTAACCAGAGTGATTAAGGTCACCAAGATATTCATCAGTTAACTAAAGTCTAAATAGTGGAATGATCAGAAGGACCCTTCTAGAAGGGTGCAACTAGAACTCTTCTACTTTGGGTAGAAATGTCTTCCTATTCTTTTTCTGCTTTCATTAGGGTACCATCTATAcctgaaaagaagaaaaggggTGACATCTTGCTttataataataaatgagtggatTAAAAGCGATAGACAATTCTAGTCTTAAGAAGTAATCTGGAATTATCCCTTGCCTGGGGTTGCCATGTTTGCTGCTTAGTTCCTTGTGACCAATTCTGTGTTACTTTACCCAGCATAGTCATTTTTCCTCGTCAGTGTTTTAttctctctccagctcctctgccatTTCATCCTTGGAAGAGATCTTCAAAGGTGCTGGATCCATACTGCTTCATCCAGTTCATCTTAGAAAGTAATCATCATATTcctctatgtggccatgaatcgtTAGCAGCATTATTGTGCGTTCCAGAAGTCCATATTTAACTTCCTTTTTCTGCAGTCCTGGGCATAGAGTGAGGAACTGTTTCCCCTTGGCATTTGTGTCAGGAGCAATGTTCGCAGAGAAACTGAAATGATCATTTCGATATTGGAGCAAGCCATGTTTTTTCGCTGTCATAATTACTTGCTGTGTTTCATGGTGCTAAGATGTGTTGAGGTAGGGTTCCAATGGACATGCTGTGACATTGTACTGGAGGCGCCCTTTGGGGCTCCAATGGGGAAGGTGCAAATCTGAGTTTCAGCAGGATTGGAATTTGGTTGCACAAAAAGCTTTCATATCATCTTTTTCGGTATGTTTGAAATCTATACATTGTCTCTGTGTCTGTTCTCTTCCAGCTCTACTGTCATTTTGTGTATTCTCCATAGTTCTTGGCCTCATCCTGGTTGGTTGTCTAGGCACTTCTCCACTTCAGAAATTCTTCCTTTCACTACCTTTAAGTTGCTTCTGGGATGTGGTAATTGCTCCTCTTAGGGTTTTCCCTGGTCATCAAAGCCACTGTTGAGCTTGTGGCATCAATGGAAACCCTAACGTCTCCTAGCTCTTTTTTGAGCATGGTTAGAGTTGGGTCCAGGAAGGCAGGGGTGGCCGCCATATCTCTTGCTGGGAGTTGTGGCTGTGTTTGATTGACCAGTGATTCTCAGTAAATGAGTAAATGTACATGTTTATCCATCGACATGTGATTGTACGGAAGTACTTGGAATGTCTTGGTTAGTGTCACAGTAGGTTCAAAGCAACTGGTCCTACAAATTGCTATCCCCAGCTAACAGGAAGCAACAATTACAGTTATGAGGAGTGTCTGAGGTAAATAGGTCTTGAGGGGCTGTTAAAGTATGGAAATGTAGCTAAAACAAGTCTATTCGCCAGGAAAGCTGGTTTAATCACTATGGTCCTTGTGGATAGCGGGTTTAGACAGTATGTTTAGTGGTTGGCGAATGTCACTTCTTTCATTTCTAGAATCTTCCAGCCCAGTTCAGGGTAAAAACAGTGAGTTGACACTAGCAGCATGTATCATTGAAGTACTCTAGTATTAAACTCCCTCTGTGCCTTGTGCATACAGTGGGAGCATGTGTTCATCATAGCAGAGGACAAAACAACATAATAGTATTCACAACAGAGTGCAATGCTGGTTTGAAACCCACAACAAGATGGCGGCCGTTCAGAGGGAGAGTGGTCAAATTCTTTATATGAGGGTAACTCCTGAACCTTGAGTGCCAGTACTGAACTGTGTCTCACCAGGGTGAGGAAAGACTGTCATTCCCCCATTAAATGAGCAGTTACCACGTTGTTTCCTGCAATTGGGGTCAAGAATATTGGCCTAATTAGAAGGAGGATGATGTGGCATGGGGCTGTTTACAGCCAGTTGTTGATATGTCCATCTCACCTTGTTGCTCCAGTGTGGGTAGAGTCTCCCAGGGATGTGGGGGTCATAGTAATATTTTCCCCTGCATGATGGCTCCGATTGGGTCTCAATTCTTCCTCATGCAGCCTCAGTAGAATCCAAAGACCATGTTGAGAGGTTGAGGAAAATTAAATCATCAGCGCCTCTCGGGCACCCTAAATGTTCATTCCATGGAGTCCTTCCCAATTCCAAGGAGTCTATTGTCTCAAGTCGCCTCACAATATTGTTCATGCTGCTGAAATTCAAGCATTGAGGCTCGGGCCCTGTACTCTGCGGGAACTTCAGACGGGTGCCACCATGCTCATTGGCACCAAGCCCCATCTCCTGCCTGTTGCATTTTAATAACTAACTTGCATTGCTttgaaaaatgtttacatttttctcaATGGTCATTTCAAAACATCTTCAACAAAGACAAGTCTATTCTTTCATAATATTTGGGAACTTCTCTTGGGGTGCTGATCAaaagtggacatttcactaaatcaGGAGCCCTCTATGAAATCAGATAAGACCCCAAAATGTGAAACACATAAAATGAAAAAGCTGAACGGGACATGGTATGCTTACTctgctgccattttttaaaatgcctGCTGAAAGCCAAGGGACTGCCCATAAGAAAATGGTGCCAAAGGGGCAGAATAGCAGGAAAGGTATGAAGACAGCTATTATTAACTCAATATTATCCCAATATAAGGCACCAAGAATAGTCATGATgtgaaaataaaaattataaagtaCTAATCAGACAAACATACAATAACAAAATGGTTAATAATTCATATAGATGACTGATGCAAAAGCTCTACTTTGAAAACTGCAACTGTAATTTTATCTTTCTTTAATCAAAACTTTTGACTCCAGTAATCATTTTAGCAGGAAATTGTTTtattgtttcagattttttcattTTAGTGAGTGTGATTTTCCCACTAGGTATTGTTTTCTATTCTTTGTAGGCTTCAACAAAATAATGTAGCATTTAGGAAAGAATATGCACCCCAACAGTCCAGCACTGGAGCACAGGATGGCAAACACCTCCACAGCCACCATGTACTTCCCCCGTGTGCTCAGGTACGCCGGGATGAATGAGatccacacactgacaaacaccagcATACTGAAGGTGATCAGCTTGGCCTCGTTGAAGCTTCCAGGCAGATTCCTTGAGAGAAAGGCCACAATAAAGCTGACTGTGGCCAAGAGGCCCATGTATCCCAGCATGCAGTAGAAGAAGACATTTTCCCCTTCATTGCATGCAAAAATGATCTTTTCATTGCTAGACTTTGTGTTCAGTTCTGGAAAGGGAGGGGATATCAATAACCAAATAACACAGATGAGAACTTGGGCAAGTGAGCAGGAAACCACGATAGACCATGGTGTCTTTGACCCGAGCCACCTCCTTGCCTGGCTGTTGGGGTTTGTAGCCTTGAAGGCAGTAACAACTACAATAGTTTTAGCCAGAATAGAGGAAACACTGATGGAAAAGACAATTCCAAATATGGTCTGCCGGAGCATGCAAGTGTACTTCCGGGGACTGCCAACGAAGATGAAGGTGCAGAGGAAGCAGAGCATGAGGGACAAGAGGAGAGCAAAACTGAGCCCACGGTTGTTGGCTTTTACAATTGATGTGGCTCGGTACTTGATGAAGACACACAAGATGGCAGCAGTGAGGGCTGTCAGAAAGGCTGCAGTGATGGTGAGGGTCATGCCCAAGGCCTCTTCATAGGAGAGAACATCAATCCCCTTCAGGATGCATTGATCATGTTTCTTATTGGACCACTGGCCCTCAGGGCATggtaagcatcctacagactctggAAGACAACAAAAGAATATAAAGTAATCTTGTCAGCACAgcatgtttgtcacacaaattatatttgcacagtaattcaaggaAAATAAATCAGTTAATTAATGTAAAATTTATAGCAGCAAAGATAATAAATTAATGCTATGTCACATCAATATACCAACAATTTCCAACACACCACTATATTCGCCAGTCTTTGCAACAACAATGAAATAGAATTTTCTTAAAATACCCAGTTGCAATCACGCAATAATACAGTCGGTCAACTAGTGCAAGGAGAAAGATAATATATAATCTTGATGAAAACTACATATTCTGAAAATTCAGTATAAGGACCATAGAATATTAACCAGACCAACAGTAAAGGATAGTGTTCTTGCTAATGTGGACTGGGCCAATTTTGCTCCCACATCTCTCTTGCTTGTCGGAGTCATTCATTCCACTCCAAATGTATCTTAAAGAGATGCAGCAAACACTAAACagttggcatcatcctcaacagctaACTGATCATGAAGTGACAGATAAACTCAGTAGCcttctcctgcttctacatcctctgcatgctccgcagaatcttcagatggatcccagtcaaaaCACCAGAAATACCATCACCCAGGCTCCAGTCATCAGCCGTCTCGACTACCGCAATGCTCTCTCTGGcagcatctccacccagctcctcaaaagactccaaacCATACATAACGCTGTAGTCAGCCACATCCTGGATGTTCCCAAATGGactcacatcaccccccacctcagaaacctccagtgcctccccatccagaagagatgccagttcaagatcctcatgcatgcCTGCAAGGCATTAGTATGATCAAGGAATGGCTTACATCAACCACcaactgaacttccatcaacccaccagaTATCTGTGCGCCTCCTCATTAACGCTCATATACACACACTGCATCTATTGCAGCGGTGGTCGTTCCTTCTTCtacatcgctgccaagacctggaacaaccttcccctccaCTTTCGAAGAGTACCCTTTcttgcagacttcagaaagaaactcaagtccTGGCTTTTCGACAGAGACACTGCACCCCTGGGCCCAGATGTGCCCAGGATGACAgtgctgtgctctacaaatactgattgatagataacacaacataccatataggttttagaaaaaataaataacatttactaTATTGTATTGCACATTTCACTAGAGGCAAAAATTCttctttaaaaaacattatatattaCTAAGATCAAAAATGACACTCCTAAAGTTAATtataacaaaaaattaaaataaaaaagcaatatGATGATGACCAGTTTTAATCCACTCCATGCTCTTTTTGTGATTGAAGGTGAATCTGCAAACAATTGGAACTCAACAGACCATACTGCAAAGGACACACTGAACTCCATATAAAATGGAGAAACTTGggtactgatttagatcttggcagaaaagTGATGGATTTCCCCTCtcctaaaatataaatcccattacatccaatgggatttagatttgggcggaagggatatccatcaccgtcatGATGGTGTGACTCATCCGCCACATTCTAAATCAGGTCATTGGTATTCTTGAATGTGGGAGGTGCCAAAAAAACAACCTGACTATATTCAAATATTTGTACAATATTCAGGTATTACAAACAGGTGGTACTAATAATGGTTTCTCAGCTTGGGAAGCCTTTGGTTGAAACTAAAAGGTGGGAGTGAACTTTTTGCAATATCATGGAAAAAACTCTTAGAACTTTCTGACCTGTAAAACTGGAGCATCTATAATATTTTCTATTGAGCAACCTTTGTTATAAAACTCCAAGAAAATGCTAATCCATGGTATGTCCCAGAGAACCTGTGTCTCTCTTTATGAGTCTTTGTCACTTACATAAATGTTATATGTTGTTGGTTTACTTCTTTAAAATGACTGATAAAAAGCAAGTGCATCACCAGAATCTGTAACCTTTAAAGACAATATGCTGACCTGTAATTGTAACTGCTTATTTGGCTTTTTTGTTATTGCGAccacctataaaatgtaataattccCTCTAAGGCAACTCCTTTGTGACTCACATGGTTCATTATTTGTATCAAGGGATGGTGCTTGATTCATGTTGATGCTGTTATGTATGTGTTCTTGTTTATTAAACCTGTAATGAAGAATTACAATAAACTGCAGCTCCAGCCACAGTAATATATGTGAAGggatcccccaccccactcctccaacAGAGCCCTTCCTGATCCAGAGCAGCAGGCTTTGAGGGGCTCAGCCATGCTGGCTGGGGTCCTCTCGTCCCGGCAGTCAGTGATAGATGGTGATAGCACACCCAGATGGAAAACACACCACACCTACTGAAACAGCACTCACAGCCTTAGATGACGAATTGTACCATCAAGAGCAAACAAACatcgataaagccaataggtcttactttTTTAAAGAGCACATGATTTTTAAAAACCTGTAACTGCCACTTTCTTAAGGATGCAATACCTTAGACTGTTTCTACAGGAAAGTCAGACACTTTTTTTGCTGTTTCTGGGTGTAGTATCTcaaactctggctggagatcccctacaagcaatATGTATTAGGCATTATCAGCACACT
It contains:
- the LOC138249283 gene encoding vomeronasal type-2 receptor 26-like — encoded protein: MSVASLRVPRSVCSESCPSGYRQAVKEGKPACCFDCVPCSQGEIANNGKSVGCLPCPEGQWSNKKHDQCILKGIDVLSYEEALGMTLTITAAFLTALTAAILCVFIKYRATSIVKANNRGLSFALLLSLMLCFLCTFIFVGSPRKYTCMLRQTIFGIVFSISVSSILAKTIVVVTAFKATNPNSQARRWLGSKTPWSIVVSCSLAQVLICVIWLLISPPFPELNTKSSNEKIIFACNEGENVFFYCMLGYMGLLATVSFIVAFLSRNLPGSFNEAKLITFSMLVFVSVWISFIPAYLSTRGKYMVAVEVFAILCSSAGLLGCIFFPKCYIILLKPTKNRKQYLVGKSHSLK